In a genomic window of Hippoglossus stenolepis isolate QCI-W04-F060 chromosome 15, HSTE1.2, whole genome shotgun sequence:
- the LOC118121735 gene encoding melatonin receptor type 1B-B: MPDTFTLIRNRTEPRLGPLERTLATEGSARPAWVIAILASVLIFTTVVDVLGNLLVIISVFRNRKLRNAGNVFVVSLAFADLVVAFYPYPLVLYALFHDGWALGNTQCMVSGFLMGLSVIGSIFNITGIAVNRYCYICHSFSYSRLYSYRNTLLFVALIWLLTVLALVPNFFVGSLRYDPRVYSCTFAQNVSTSYTVAVVVVHFLVPIAVVTFCYLRIWVLVIQVRRKVKCEEGPRLRPSDLRNFITMFVVFVLFAICWAPLNLIGLAVAIDPSRVVPRIPEWLFVVSYFMAYFNSCLNAIIYGLLNRNFRNEYKRIVTSVWVTRLFVTETSRAATEGRSVKSKQSPPPPPPHNNNESVREHVNKE; this comes from the exons ATGCCGGACACATTCACGCTCATAAGGAACCGGACAGAGCCTCGGCTGGGGCCGCTGGAGCGCACACTGGCCACGGAGGGGAGCGCCCGCCCCGCCTGGGTCATAGCCATCCTGGCCAGTGTACTGATCTTCACCACGGTGGTGGACGTGCTGGGGAACCTGCTGGTGATCATCTCGGTGTTCAGGAACCGCAAGCTGAGGAACGCGG GTAATGTGTTCGTGGTGAGTCTGGCGTTTGCTGACCTGGTGGTAGCCTTCTACCCGTACCCCCTGGTCCTCTACGCCCTCTTCCATGACGGATGGGCACTGGGAAACACACAATGCATG GTCAGTGGTTTCCTTATGGGGCTGAGTGTCATCGGCTCCATCTTCAACATCACGGGGATTGCGGTGAACAGATACTGCTACATCTGTCACTCCTTCTCCTACAGCCGACTGTACAGCTACCGCAACACCCTGCTGTTTGTTGCCTTAATTTGGCTGCTCACGGTGCTGGCCCTCGTCCCTAACTTCTTCGTCGGGTCGCTGCGCTACGACCCGCGGGTCTACTCCTGCACCTTCGCCCAGAATGTCAGCACTTCCTACacggtggcggtggtggtggtgcactTCCTGGTCCCCATAGCGGTGGTAACATTCTGCTATCTCCGCATATGGGTACTTGTGATTCAG GTGCGACGTAAAGTGAAGTGCGAGGAGGGCCCCCGCCTCAGACCAAGTGACTTGCGGAATTTCATCACCATGTTCGTGGTCTTTGTGCTGTTCGCCATCTGCTGGGCCCCGCTTAACCTAATAGGCCTGGCAGTGGCCATAGATCCATCCCGTGTCGTCCCCCGCATCCCCGAGTGGCTCTTTGTGGTCAGCTACTTCATGGCCTACTTCAACAGCTGTCTGAACGCCATCATCTATGGCTTGCTCAACAGGAATTTCAGGAATGAGTACAAACGCATTGTCACCTCTGTGTGGGTGACCCGGCTCTTCGTGACAGAGACTTCCCGAGCCGCCACGGAAGGCAGGAGCGTGAAGAGCAAGCagtcgccgccgccgccgccgccgcacaacAACAACGAGTCAGTAAGAGAACACGTTAACAAGGAATGA